From a single Cotesia glomerata isolate CgM1 linkage group LG6, MPM_Cglom_v2.3, whole genome shotgun sequence genomic region:
- the LOC123268034 gene encoding zinc finger MYM-type protein 1-like produces MKKKPKHYPASKIIIVMILIAKKNRKIQPDESRVNERIPSSGQENFRTNVNYPILDTLSVQLAGRKSAYEKLYEKFNFFDNLSEIYTTELKNLANKLVDKYLDDLEETLGNECIHLQYQLKDSSANTEDIRSAQNICNVLHSRSLRDVYPNVDIALRIFLSIPATNCSGERSFSTLKRVKTYLRASMGQDRLNSLALLSIEAQLVQKIEYDDIIDIFARTKARKKKF; encoded by the coding sequence atgaagaaaaaGCCAAAACACTATCCAGCGTCCAAGATTATTATCGTTATGATACTCATCgcgaaaaaaaatagaaaaattcagCCAGATGAGTCACGGGTAAATGAAAGAATACCTTCTTctggacaagaaaattttcgcaCAAATGTTAATTACCCTATTTTAGATACTCTGAGTGTGCAATTGGCTGGACGTAAAAGTGCGTATGAAAAGCTttacgaaaaatttaatttcttcgaTAATTTATCTGAAATATATACAACCGAATTGAAAAATCTTGCCAATAAATTAGTCGACAAGTATCTTGACGATTTAGAAGAGACATTAGGCAACGAATGTATTCATTTACAATACCAACTTAAAGATTCTTCAGCAAATACGGAAGATATACGCTCTGCACAAAATATATGCAATGTATTACATTCACGTAGTCTTCGAGATGTTTACCCAAATGTTGATATTgctttacgtatttttttgaGTATTCCGGCTACAAATTGTTCAGGAGAAAGATCTTTTTCTACTTTAAAAAGAGTAAAAACCTATTTACGTGCCAGTATGGGTCAAGATAGACTTAATTCTCTTGCATTATTGTCTATTGAAGCTCAACtagttcaaaaaattgagTATGATgatataattgatatttttgcgaGGACCAAAGCCaggaaaaagaaattttga
- the LOC123268035 gene encoding zinc finger MYM-type protein 1-like, with protein MNDTPRNDNTDFKNSKNVYNDKTRYCSKSLFQRTLKNGEIQRREWLIYLETKGSVFCVPCLLFGRSVETNAFTGEGFRDWKKSKARLEGHENSDFHKTNVSYFKARAVIQGRVDQRLIKQLDEEITYWKKILYRVIAIIKSLAIRGLPFRGNSERIGDPHNGNFLGTSKINEVLQQISSEVQSAKYFGIIVDSTPDISHVDQLTIIRYVRDNGQIIERFLEFIPNIGHKAKDIENALLKSLENNGLDIMNYRGQSYDNVSNMSGIYSGLQTGIKTINPLADYVPCAAHSLNLVGSCAVESVTEAVDFFSTLQELYNFFTISTHRWEILVQRTNLRIKSLSQTRWSARHDACYALEKEWSAIIDALEFIAESEDEKPTTWSEATGLQRKLQHLETAILVIVWNLFIYLFTKFLDPEALAP; from the exons ATGAACGATACGCCACGAAATGATAATAcggattttaaaaattctaaaaatgtttataatgataaaacaAGGTATTGTTCCAAAAGTTTGTTTCAACGTACATTGAAAAATGGAGAGATTCAACGCCGTGagtggttaatttatttagaaactAAGGGTTCTGTATTTTGTGTTCCATGCTTACTATTTGGTAGAAGTGTCGAAACGAATGCTTTTACTGGTGAAGGATTTCGTGattggaaaaaatcaaaagcacGCCTTGAAGGTCATGAAAATTCTGATTTTCACAAGACTAACGTTAGTTATTTCAAAGCTCGAGCAGTAATTCAGGGGCGTGTTGATCAACGTCTAATAAAACAGCTGGATGAGGAAATTACATACtggaaaaaaatcttataCCGAGTAATTGCAATTATTAAATCACTAGCAATAAGAGGATTGCCATTTCGAGGAAATTCAGAACGAATCGGAGATCCCcataatggaaattttttaggaaCATCTAAAATT AATGAAGTATTACAACAAATTTCTAGTGAGGTGCAATCTGCTAAGTATTTTGGTATAATTGTTGATTCTACGCCTGATATTTCACATGTCGATCAGCTTACTATAATTAGATATGTACGTGATAACGGTCAAATTATTGAAAGGTTTCTAGAATTTATACCAAATATCGGCCATAAAGCTAAAGATATTGAGAATGCTTTGTTGAAATCTCTAGAAAATAATGGTTTGGACATAATGAACTATCGTGGTCAATCTTATGATAATGTAAGTAATATGTCAGGTATTTATTCAGGCCTTCAGACAggaatcaaaacaattaatcCTCTAGCAGATTACGTTCCTTGTGCTGCtcattctttaaatttagtaGGATCATGTGCGGTTGAATCCGTCACAGAAGcagtagattttttttctactttgcAAGAACTATATAATTTCTTCACTATATCCACCCATCGTTGGGAAATCTTGGTGCAGCGTacaaatttaagaattaagaGTCTTTCTCAAACTCGTTGGTCTGCTCGACATGATGCCTGCTACGCGTTAGAAAAAGAATGGTCTGCAATAATTGATGCACTGGAATTTATTGCTGAAAGCGAAGATGAGAAACCGACTACATGGTCTGAAGCTACGGGATTGCAACGAAAGTTGCAGCATTTAGAAACAGCAATTCTAGTTATCGtttggaatttatttatttatttatttaccaaatttttaGACCCTGAAGCCTTAGCTCCCTAA